A genomic region of Dreissena polymorpha isolate Duluth1 chromosome 4, UMN_Dpol_1.0, whole genome shotgun sequence contains the following coding sequences:
- the LOC127879883 gene encoding myogenesis-regulating glycosidase-like isoform X1, producing MDSESHLNVQKGEKENDKLLHQTELSPGGNYGVGDMGEKAPLEAGQSLEGDSLNSSFANRSGSQKTGKEAYLKSLAEEDAPQATCKKKALKVVVTVLFILIVIGSIIIWTVHEGRPKKHIGNKYFDFIPKKRVLDVYNEKDDIVFSGIIRVSDFEVGALKKCYDMEMQNDFCYIFDDGPIFKFRPYDLNPSVHCIDLMWENLKSYSPTDCFNIGHSFWYGIPNFKGGFWPLIPDQISIDSLSYMPFSKEITGHILEKLWISAIGTAVISHENIPISVSFNSGNDKTLCIQMDQKGSPIDPLTSFNYSVCVGPDIQTTWLNVRNAYFPRSPNVDLQKSNLAGILWKYETKNGLPSDTFGNFLHDLNSLGVSIPAVQYNMGWQNGVGDIKFNEQTRKIMMQFLKGKYSSSKLFLPINLACSYMSDNFKRGAGDKLFANDRQTGALKAILYDGESCAVWDTTNPDTRAFLKEAFGILQQAGTQEQTEYPQGFEFRASISNKAFPVDLFENTTDLNAINLHFVDFLATLNKTVLLETAYRMQNRSVFVQVPTLVANKEGRKCLDYVIPASLTAGIHGYPYVMTLAPSEDQVDHELYVRWLQLAVFFPALKVTNAALRFNSVVTEVLREISEYRTSFVYPLLTETIQDVELGYPIIRPMWWVEPTDYKTYTIDDQFLLGNKTLVAPVLCIGARKRDIYLPKGVWKHGGSGAQYPGNQWLRDFPVDLKDMPVFTLEDEYSLQQNDTSTSSN from the exons AGAGAAGGAGAATGACAAACTCCTTCACCAGACTGAGTTGAGCCCTGGTGGTAACTATGGTGTTGGGGACATGGGTGAAAAGGCACCCCTGGAGGCTGGACAAAGTCTCGAAGGCGACAGCCTGAATTCCTCCTTCGCAAACCGCTCAGGGTCGCAAAAAACTGGCAAAGAGGCATATCTAAAGAGTTTGGCG GAAGAAGATGCCCCACAGGCTACGTGTAAGAAGAAGGCATTGAAAGTTGTAGTCACTGTACTGTTCATTCTGATTGTCATTGGTAGTATTATCATATGGACAGTCCACGAAGGTAGGCCGAAAAAACACATTGGAAACAAGTACTTTGACTTTATTCCAAAGAAACGGGTATTAGATGTTTACAATGAAAAAGATGATATTGTTTTCTCAGGGATAATTCGTGTCAGTGATTTTGAAGTGGGTGCATTGAAAAAGTGCTATGACATGGAGATGCAGAatgatttttgttatatatttgacGATGGTCCCATTTTTAAGTTCAGGCCGTATGACTTGAACCCAAGCGTACACTGCATTGATTTGATGTGGGAGAATTTAAAGTCTTATTCACCCACAGATTGTTTCAACATCGGGCACTCGTTTTGGTATGGAATTCCGAACTTCAAAGGTGGGTTTTGGCCCCTTATTCCGGACCAGATATCAATTGACAGTCTGTCATACATGCCTTTCAGCAAGGAAATTACTGGGCATATCTTGGAGAAGTTATGGATCAGTGCCATTGGTACAGCAGTTATCTCTCATGAAAATATTCCAATTTCAGTGAGTTTTAACAGTGGAAATGACAAGACATTGTGTATTCAAATGGACCAAAAAGGGTCCCCTATTGATCCCTTGACAAGTTTTAATTATTCGGTCTGCGTTGGACCAGATATCCAGACAACATGGCTTAACGTTAGAAATGCATATTTCCCACGCTCGCCCAATGTTGATCTTCAGAAATCCAACTTAGCGGGGATACTATGGAAGTACGAGACAAAGAATGGTCTTCCTTCTGATACATTTGGCAACTTCTTACACGACCTGAATTCACTGGGTGTGTCTATTCCCGCTGTTCAGTACAACATGGGCTGGCAGAATGGTGTTGGGGACATAAAATTCAATGAGCAAACTAGGAAAATTATGATGCAGTTTTTAAAAGGGAAATACTCCTCTTCAAAATTGTTTCTGCCGATAAATCTTGCCTGCTCGTATATGTCCGACAATTTCAAACGTGGAGCAGGGGACAAACTTTTTGCAAACGACAGGCAGACAGGAGCTCTGAAAGCCATACTCTACGATGGAGAGAGTTGTGCCGTATGGGATACCACCAATCCAGATACGCGAGCATTTCTTAAAGAAGCATTCGGCATTTTGCAACAAGCCGGAACCCAAGAACAGACTGAGTATCCTCAAGGATTTGAATTCCGAGCGAGCATCAGCAATAAAGCATTCCCAGTGGATCTTTTCGAGAATACAACTGATTTGAATGCAATTAACTTGCACTTTGTAGACTTTTTGGCAACGTTAAACAAAACGGTTCTTCTTGAAACAGCATATCGTATGCAAAACCGCTCAGTCTTTGTTCAGGTTCCCACGTTAGTTGCCAATAAGGAAGGACGTAAATGTCTTGATTATGTAATACCAGCGTCGCTCACTGCAGGTATCCATGGTTACCCATACGTGATGACCTTAGCGCCATCAGAAGACCAGGTGGATCATGAACTCTATGTCCGTTGGTTACAACTTGCAGTGTTCTTTCCTGCACTGAAAGTAACAAATGCTGCTCTTCGATTCAACTCTGTTGTTACTGAAGTTTTGAGGGAGATTTCAGAATATCGCACCAGTTTTGTGTACCCATTGTTGACGGAAACCATTCAGGATGTAGAACTTGGATACCCGATTATTCGACCTATGTGGTGGGTCGAGCCAACAGATTATAAAACCTACACGATTGACGACCAGTTCTTGCTCGGTAACAAGACATTAGTGGCCCCAGTTCTCTGCATAGGGGCTCGTAAAAGGGACATTTATCTGCCCAAGGGTGTCTGGAAACATGGAGGGTCAGGGGCTCAGTACCCTGGTAACCAATGGTTACGGGATTTTCCAGTGGATTTAAAAGACATGCCAGTGTTTACCCTAGAGGATGAATATTCTTTGCAACAGAATGATACTTCAACATCAAGTAATTAG
- the LOC127879883 gene encoding myogenesis-regulating glycosidase-like isoform X2: protein MGEKAPLEAGQSLEGDSLNSSFANRSGSQKTGKEAYLKSLAEEDAPQATCKKKALKVVVTVLFILIVIGSIIIWTVHEGRPKKHIGNKYFDFIPKKRVLDVYNEKDDIVFSGIIRVSDFEVGALKKCYDMEMQNDFCYIFDDGPIFKFRPYDLNPSVHCIDLMWENLKSYSPTDCFNIGHSFWYGIPNFKGGFWPLIPDQISIDSLSYMPFSKEITGHILEKLWISAIGTAVISHENIPISVSFNSGNDKTLCIQMDQKGSPIDPLTSFNYSVCVGPDIQTTWLNVRNAYFPRSPNVDLQKSNLAGILWKYETKNGLPSDTFGNFLHDLNSLGVSIPAVQYNMGWQNGVGDIKFNEQTRKIMMQFLKGKYSSSKLFLPINLACSYMSDNFKRGAGDKLFANDRQTGALKAILYDGESCAVWDTTNPDTRAFLKEAFGILQQAGTQEQTEYPQGFEFRASISNKAFPVDLFENTTDLNAINLHFVDFLATLNKTVLLETAYRMQNRSVFVQVPTLVANKEGRKCLDYVIPASLTAGIHGYPYVMTLAPSEDQVDHELYVRWLQLAVFFPALKVTNAALRFNSVVTEVLREISEYRTSFVYPLLTETIQDVELGYPIIRPMWWVEPTDYKTYTIDDQFLLGNKTLVAPVLCIGARKRDIYLPKGVWKHGGSGAQYPGNQWLRDFPVDLKDMPVFTLEDEYSLQQNDTSTSSN from the exons ATGGGTGAAAAGGCACCCCTGGAGGCTGGACAAAGTCTCGAAGGCGACAGCCTGAATTCCTCCTTCGCAAACCGCTCAGGGTCGCAAAAAACTGGCAAAGAGGCATATCTAAAGAGTTTGGCG GAAGAAGATGCCCCACAGGCTACGTGTAAGAAGAAGGCATTGAAAGTTGTAGTCACTGTACTGTTCATTCTGATTGTCATTGGTAGTATTATCATATGGACAGTCCACGAAGGTAGGCCGAAAAAACACATTGGAAACAAGTACTTTGACTTTATTCCAAAGAAACGGGTATTAGATGTTTACAATGAAAAAGATGATATTGTTTTCTCAGGGATAATTCGTGTCAGTGATTTTGAAGTGGGTGCATTGAAAAAGTGCTATGACATGGAGATGCAGAatgatttttgttatatatttgacGATGGTCCCATTTTTAAGTTCAGGCCGTATGACTTGAACCCAAGCGTACACTGCATTGATTTGATGTGGGAGAATTTAAAGTCTTATTCACCCACAGATTGTTTCAACATCGGGCACTCGTTTTGGTATGGAATTCCGAACTTCAAAGGTGGGTTTTGGCCCCTTATTCCGGACCAGATATCAATTGACAGTCTGTCATACATGCCTTTCAGCAAGGAAATTACTGGGCATATCTTGGAGAAGTTATGGATCAGTGCCATTGGTACAGCAGTTATCTCTCATGAAAATATTCCAATTTCAGTGAGTTTTAACAGTGGAAATGACAAGACATTGTGTATTCAAATGGACCAAAAAGGGTCCCCTATTGATCCCTTGACAAGTTTTAATTATTCGGTCTGCGTTGGACCAGATATCCAGACAACATGGCTTAACGTTAGAAATGCATATTTCCCACGCTCGCCCAATGTTGATCTTCAGAAATCCAACTTAGCGGGGATACTATGGAAGTACGAGACAAAGAATGGTCTTCCTTCTGATACATTTGGCAACTTCTTACACGACCTGAATTCACTGGGTGTGTCTATTCCCGCTGTTCAGTACAACATGGGCTGGCAGAATGGTGTTGGGGACATAAAATTCAATGAGCAAACTAGGAAAATTATGATGCAGTTTTTAAAAGGGAAATACTCCTCTTCAAAATTGTTTCTGCCGATAAATCTTGCCTGCTCGTATATGTCCGACAATTTCAAACGTGGAGCAGGGGACAAACTTTTTGCAAACGACAGGCAGACAGGAGCTCTGAAAGCCATACTCTACGATGGAGAGAGTTGTGCCGTATGGGATACCACCAATCCAGATACGCGAGCATTTCTTAAAGAAGCATTCGGCATTTTGCAACAAGCCGGAACCCAAGAACAGACTGAGTATCCTCAAGGATTTGAATTCCGAGCGAGCATCAGCAATAAAGCATTCCCAGTGGATCTTTTCGAGAATACAACTGATTTGAATGCAATTAACTTGCACTTTGTAGACTTTTTGGCAACGTTAAACAAAACGGTTCTTCTTGAAACAGCATATCGTATGCAAAACCGCTCAGTCTTTGTTCAGGTTCCCACGTTAGTTGCCAATAAGGAAGGACGTAAATGTCTTGATTATGTAATACCAGCGTCGCTCACTGCAGGTATCCATGGTTACCCATACGTGATGACCTTAGCGCCATCAGAAGACCAGGTGGATCATGAACTCTATGTCCGTTGGTTACAACTTGCAGTGTTCTTTCCTGCACTGAAAGTAACAAATGCTGCTCTTCGATTCAACTCTGTTGTTACTGAAGTTTTGAGGGAGATTTCAGAATATCGCACCAGTTTTGTGTACCCATTGTTGACGGAAACCATTCAGGATGTAGAACTTGGATACCCGATTATTCGACCTATGTGGTGGGTCGAGCCAACAGATTATAAAACCTACACGATTGACGACCAGTTCTTGCTCGGTAACAAGACATTAGTGGCCCCAGTTCTCTGCATAGGGGCTCGTAAAAGGGACATTTATCTGCCCAAGGGTGTCTGGAAACATGGAGGGTCAGGGGCTCAGTACCCTGGTAACCAATGGTTACGGGATTTTCCAGTGGATTTAAAAGACATGCCAGTGTTTACCCTAGAGGATGAATATTCTTTGCAACAGAATGATACTTCAACATCAAGTAATTAG